Proteins encoded in a region of the Cygnus olor isolate bCygOlo1 chromosome 4, bCygOlo1.pri.v2, whole genome shotgun sequence genome:
- the NPY5R gene encoding neuropeptide Y receptor type 5, translated as MDLGFKDHNNRTPTKNASAATNNFSAWKDYRSSVDDIQYFLIGLYTLISLAGFVGNLLVLMALTKRKQKTIINILIGNLAFSDILVVLFCSPFTLTSVLLDQWMFGTVMCHVMPFLQCASVLVSTLMLISIAAVRYRMIKYPLASNLTAKQGYFLIVIIWAFGCAICSPLPVFHKIVDLSKTLNLEALENRLLCIESWPSDSYRIAFTLSLLFMQYILPLVCLTASHTSVCRSVGARLSSKEDKFQENEMINLTLHPSKSTGTQTQPSSHTRWSCALVRKHHRRYSKKTSSVMPAILRHHQDNTNFRDLPETSGTEKSQLSSSSKFIPGVPICFEMKPEENTEIQDMITVSQSIVRIKTRSRRVFCRLTVLILVFGFSWMPLHLFHVVTDFNATLISNRHFKLVYCICHLLGMMSCCLNPILYGFLNNSIKADLMALIPCCQIP; from the coding sequence ATGGATTTAGGATTCAAAGACCATAACAACAGGACACCCACCAAGAACGCTTCTGCTgctacaaataatttttctgcctGGAAAGACTACAGGAGCAGTGTCGATGACATACAGTACTTTCTCATTGGGCTATACACACTTATAAGCCTGGCTGGCTTTGTGGGAAACCTCCTTGTACTAATGGCTCTAACAAAACGCAAGCAGAAGACAATAATAAACATCCTCATCGGTAACTTGGCCTTCTCTGACATCTTAgttgtgctgttttgttctcctttcACGCTGACATCTGTCCTGCTTGACCAGTGGATGTTTGGCACTGTCATGTGCCACGTAATGCCCTTCCTCCAATGTGCATCCGTTCTAGTTTCAACTTTAATGTTAATATCCATTGCTGCAGTCAGATACCGTATGATAAAATATCCCCTTGCCAGCAATCTAACAGCAAAACAAGGCTATTTCTTAATAGTAATAATTTGGGCCTTTGGTTGTGCCATTTGCTCCCCTCTGCCAGTTTTCCACAAAATTGTGGACCTCAGCAAAACTCTGAATTTAGAGGCACTGGAAAACAGGCTCTTGTGTATTGAGTCATGGCCTTCTGACTCATACAGAATTGCCTTTACCCTATCTCTACTGTTCATGCAGTATATACTCCCCCTGGTGTGTTTAACTGCTAGTCACACCAGCGTCTGCAGGAGCGTAGGTGCCAGGCTGTCCAGCAAGGAAGACAAGTTCCAAGAAAACGAGATGATAAACCTCACGCTTCACCCATCTAAGAGTACGGGCACCCAGACACAGCCCTCCAGCCACACCAGGTGGAGCTGCGCCTTGGTCAGAAAGCACCACAGAAGATACAGCAAAAAGACTTCCAGCGTGATGCCAGCTATTTTAAGGCACCATCAGGATAATACTAATTTCAGAGACCTCCCAGAAACCTCTGGCACAGAAAAAAGCCAGCTCTCTTCCTCCAGTAAATTCATCCCAGGGGTACCTATCTGTTTTGAGAtgaaaccagaagaaaacacagagatcCAGGACATGATTACGGTATCCCAATCCATCGTCAGAATTAAAACAAGATCTAGGAGAGTTTTTTGCAGACTGACAGTGCTAATCCTCGTTTTTGGTTTCAGTTGGATGCCTCTTCACCTTTTCCATGTTGTGACGGATTTTAATGCCACTCTCATTTctaacagacattttaaattagTATATTGCATATGTCATTTGCTGGGCATGATGTCCTGCTGCTTGAATCCCATCCTCTACGGGTTCCTTAACAACAGCATAAAAGCTGATTTAATGGCCCTTATTCCATGCTGCCAAATACCATGA